From the Osmerus eperlanus chromosome 19, fOsmEpe2.1, whole genome shotgun sequence genome, one window contains:
- the LOC134040071 gene encoding olfactory receptor 5J3-like, whose translation MNSTQVPVAYFIIQGLDSLGDIQTALFVIFLVAYIIILGGNSMIIFLVRTDPKLSSPMYFFLHNLSFVDMVYTSITFPSLLSGFLTENKTISVPACFLQMYFYIQMGVTGRALLTVMAYDRYVAICDPLRYTATMTSTVRVLLVLGAWTFAAGCTLPAVTMATQRFYCGPNVVFHLWCDPSSVRVLVCGNTSVDSLVSLSSALVALIGTGVLILASYVLIGVAVTRMAASQRWKAFTTCAAHLTVVLLSYTTAFFVYISYRVGNFSPEVRMIVAMIYSALTPFLNPIIYSLRNKELRDAVRRSLCRLRTVTPKSIRTVNTLS comes from the exons ATGAACAGCACCCAGGTCCCGGTCGCTTACTTCATCATCCAGGGTCTGGACAGTCTGGGAGACATACAGACCGCCCTGTTTGTCATTTTCCTGGTGGCCTACATCATCATCCTCGGAGGCAACAGCATGATCATCTTCCTG GTGCGGACCGACCCTAAACTCAGCTCCCCCATGTACTTCTTCCTGCACAACCTGTCCTTCGTGGACATGGTCTACACCTCCATAACCTTCCCCAGCTTGCTGTCGGGGTTCCTGACTGAAAACAAAACCATCTCTGTCCCCGCCTGCTTCCTGCAGATGTACTTCTACATTCAGATGGGCGTGACCGGCCGCGCTCTGTTGACCGTCATGGCGTACGACCGCTACGTGGCGATCTGCGACCCACTACGCTACACCGCCACCATGACGAGCACCGTAcgcgtcctcctcgtcctcggggCGTGGACGTTTGCTGCCGGCTGCACCCTCCCCGCTGTGACCATGGCAACCCAGAGGTTCTACTGCGGTCCCAACGTGGTGTTCCACTTGTGGTGCGACCCGTCGTCCGTCCGGGTGCTGGTGTGTGGAAACACGAGTGTGGACAGCCTTGTGTCTCTGAGTTCGGCCCTGGTGGCTCTGATCGGGACTGGGGTGCTCATCCTCGCGTCTTACGTCCTGATCGGAGTGGCGGTGACCAGGATGGCTGCCTCTCAGCGATGGAAGGCGTTCACCACCTGTGCTGCTCACCTGACGGTGGTGCTCCTCTCCTACACCACAGCCTTCTTTGTCTACATCTCCTACCGCGTGGGGAACTTCTCACCAGAG GTGCGAATGATTGTGGCCATGATTTACTCAGCTCTGACGCCTTTCCTGAACCCCATCATCTACAGCCTGAGGAACAAAGAGCTGAGAGATGCTGTCAGGAGATCCTTGTGCAGACTCAGAACTGTCACACCGAAGAGCATCAGAACTGTCAACACCCTCTCCTGA
- the LOC134039498 gene encoding neuronal acetylcholine receptor subunit alpha-9: MKLWNVMGTSLFLLGISFPPVCLGAHGRYAQKLLTDLFSNYTNALRPVEDTDHIINVTLQITLSQIIDMDERNQILTTYLWIRQVWTDAYLKWKKEDYDGLDTIRIPSSYVWRPDIVLYNSADDQFSSSMETNVVISSEGQVMWDQPAISKSSCSVDVSFFPFDSQQCRLTFGSWTHNGNQMDLVNALDSADLADFVPNVEWEVLGMPAKKNVILYGCCSDPYPDITYTLHLKRRASFYIFNLLIPCMMISFLAPLGFYLPADSGEKVSLGVTVLLALTVFQLLVAESMPPSESVPLIGKYYIATMTMITASTALTIFIMNIHHCGPEARPVPEWARRVILHHLARICFVYEVGENCLSTGPRKRAQTEAAPPPDPTPPRGTSWDINGQAWGGQGGRGGEEGGGEGLKTQDEKEGLSDWREDLFVSIDHGEKEGAGGGGGGGGRGRGRGLGGSFRRPREGAGERRRDVVLRAQCVCQHPALRRNVEYIANCYHDQRATQRRIGEWRKVAKVLDRMFMWLFFIMVFLMSLLIMGKAI; encoded by the exons ATGAAGCTATGGAACGTTATGGGTACATCGCTGTTTCTTCTCGGAATAAGTTTTCCTCCGG TTTGCTTGGGTGCTCACGGGAGATATGCTCAGAAGCTTTTGACTGATCTGTTTTCCAACTACACTAACGCTCTCCGCCCGGTGGAAGACACGGACCACATCATCAATGTCACCCTGCAGATCACCCTCTCGCAGATCATCGACATG GATGAAAGGAACCAGATCCTGACCACATACCTGTGGATCCGTCAGGTGTGGACAGACGCCTACCTGAAGTGGAAGAAGGAGGACTATGATGGACTCGATACCATCCGCATACCTAGTAGTTATGTCTGGAGGCCAGATATAGTCTTATACAACAG TGCCGATGACCAGTTCTCCAGCTCCATGGAGACCAACGTGGTGATCAGCAGTGAGGGCCAGGTCATGTGGGACCAGCCGGCCATCAGTAAGAGCTCCTGCTCCGTGGACGTCTCCTTCTTCCCCTTCGACTCCCAGCAGTGCCGGCTCACCTTCGGCTCCTGGACGCACAACGGCAACCAGATGGACCTGGTCAACGCCCTGGACAGCGCCGACCTGGCCGACTTTGTCCCCAACGTGGAgtgggag gttCTGGGCATGCCGGCGAAGAAAAACGTGATCCTGTACGGGTGCTGCTCCGACCCCTACCCCGACATCACCTACACGCTGCACCTGAAGAGACGGGCCTCCTTCTACATCTTCAACCTGCTGATCCCCTGCATGATGATCTCCTTCCTGGCCCCGCTGGGCTTCTACCTGCCGGCCGACTCCGGGGAGAAGGTGTCCCTGGGCGTCACCGTGCTGCTGGCTCTCACCGTGTTCCAGCTGCTGGTGGCCGAGAGCATGCCCCCCTCCGAGAGCGTCCCGCTcatag ggaaGTACTACATTGCCACCATGACCATGATCACGGCCTCCACAGCGCTCACCATCTTCATCATGAACATCCACCACTGTGGTCCCGAGGCCCGTCCCGTCCCAGAGTGGGCGCGCCGCGTCATCCTTCACCACCTGGCGCGGATCTGCTTCGTCTACGAGGTGGGAGAGAACTGCCTGAGCACCGGGCCCAGGAAGAGGGCCCAGACGGAGGCCGCGCCCCCGCCCGACCCCACTCCGCCCAGGGGAACCAGCTGGGACATCAATGGCCAGGcctgggggggccaggggggaagaggaggggaggaggggggaggggaagggttgAAGACACAGGATGAGAAAGAGGGGTTGAG CGACTGGAGAGAGGACCTGTTTGTGAGTATAGACCATGGTGAgaaggagggggctgggggaggagggggagggggggggagggggagaggtagggggctgggggggagcttccggaggcccagaga gggggcaggggagaggaggagggatgtggTGCTGagggcccagtgtgtgtgtcagcacccCGCCTTGCGCAGGAACGTGGAGTACATAGCCAACTGCTACCACGACCAGCGGGCCACGCAGAGACGCATCGGAGAGTGGAGGAAGGTGGCCAAGGTGCTGGACCGCATGTTTATGTGGCTCTTCTTCATCATGGTCTTCCTCATGAGCCTGCTCATCATGGGAAAGGCCatctga